In one Carassius carassius chromosome 14, fCarCar2.1, whole genome shotgun sequence genomic region, the following are encoded:
- the wbp1la gene encoding WW domain binding protein 1-like a isoform X2 has product MPFLLGFRQTRLPCVGVNNQSYFCDSGHCCGESQCCSYYYEVWWFWLVLTLIIIVGCCCLCHHRRAKHRLQQQQRQHEINLIAYREAHNYSSLPFYFRFLPGYLLPAYEEVENRPPTPPPPYSASHPGQSTSIDPMCSEQPEELCPPLQSSPVVPSASENCSPGPCVGQPNTPTAHRPFGSTYKPQYLSREEDEQPQEVACATSHSPIKQGSSVEDLTEPVEDCSPDSKDKTPGRHRRFTGDSGIEVCVCNQGPGDGEEEEEMKELVGHMDGGALEEQDFCESCNLHGSSPPRGPGDEEQGLAASDVPLEHREHQRPPVCLHLHTINEQDGPHHVSNTDPQS; this is encoded by the exons ATGCCTTTTCTCCTGGGGTTTAGACAG acTCGGCTGCCTTGTGTAGGAGTGAACAACCAGAGTTACTTCTGTGATTCGGGCCACTGCTGTGGAGAATCTCAGTGTTGCAGCTATTACTACGAGGTGTGGT GGTTTTGGTTGGTCCTGACTCTCATCATCATTGTGGGCTGCTGCTGTTTGTGCCACCATCGTCGAGCCAAACACAGACTGCAACAACAGCAGCGGCAGCATGAGATCAACCTCATTGCTTATAGAGAAGCCCATAATTACTCCTCTCTACCCTTTTATTTCA GGTTCCTGCCTGGCTACCTCTTACCAGCTTATGAGGAAGTTGAGAACAGACCACCGACACCCCCGCCTCCATACAGTGCCTCTCATCCAGGCCAGTCCACCAGCATTGACCCCATGTGCTCTGAACAACCAGAAGAGCTCTGCCCTCCCCTGCAGTCTAGCCCCGTCGTCCCGTCTGCATCTGAGAACTGTTCCCCGGGACCCTGTGTAGGGCAGCCAAATACTCCCACTGCACACCGACCTTTCGGAAGCACCTACAAACCACAGTACCTCAGCCGAGAAGAGGACGAGCAGCCCCAGGAGGTGGCGTGTGCTACCTCACACAGCCCCATCAAACAGGGCAGCTCCGTTGAGGATCTGACTGAACCCGTAGAAGACTGTTCTCCCGACAGCAAAGACAAGACTCCAGGACGCCACCGGCGCTTCACAGGTGACTCTGGGATTGAGGTATGCGTTTGCAACCAGGGGCCCGGGGatggagaggaagaggaggagatgaAAGAGCTTGTAGGGCACATGGATGGAGGGGCGCTTGAGGAGCAGGACTTCTGTGAAAGCTGCAACCTCCATGGCAGCAGCCCTCCTCGTGGTCCAGGGGATGAGGAACAGGGCCTGGCTGCCTCAGACGTGCCTCTAGAGCACAGAGAGCATCAGCGGCCTCCAGTCTGCCTCCATCTGCACACCATCAACGAACAGGACGGTCCGCATCACGTCAGCAACACAGACCCCCAGAGTTGA
- the wbp1la gene encoding WW domain binding protein 1-like a isoform X1, with translation MSSRVADVSKATGKDGMWGVGYIKQGMGLFVSNAVIGPIGSVTVEAALTETRLPCVGVNNQSYFCDSGHCCGESQCCSYYYEVWWFWLVLTLIIIVGCCCLCHHRRAKHRLQQQQRQHEINLIAYREAHNYSSLPFYFRFLPGYLLPAYEEVENRPPTPPPPYSASHPGQSTSIDPMCSEQPEELCPPLQSSPVVPSASENCSPGPCVGQPNTPTAHRPFGSTYKPQYLSREEDEQPQEVACATSHSPIKQGSSVEDLTEPVEDCSPDSKDKTPGRHRRFTGDSGIEVCVCNQGPGDGEEEEEMKELVGHMDGGALEEQDFCESCNLHGSSPPRGPGDEEQGLAASDVPLEHREHQRPPVCLHLHTINEQDGPHHVSNTDPQS, from the exons ATGTCCTCCCGTGTCGCAGATGTGTCGAAAGCCACGGGAAAGGACGGAATGTGGGGGGTTGGATATATAAAACAGGGAATGGGGTTGTTTGTAAGTAACGCGGTTATTGGACCGATCGGTTCGGTGACAGTGGAGGCAGCGTTGACCGAG acTCGGCTGCCTTGTGTAGGAGTGAACAACCAGAGTTACTTCTGTGATTCGGGCCACTGCTGTGGAGAATCTCAGTGTTGCAGCTATTACTACGAGGTGTGGT GGTTTTGGTTGGTCCTGACTCTCATCATCATTGTGGGCTGCTGCTGTTTGTGCCACCATCGTCGAGCCAAACACAGACTGCAACAACAGCAGCGGCAGCATGAGATCAACCTCATTGCTTATAGAGAAGCCCATAATTACTCCTCTCTACCCTTTTATTTCA GGTTCCTGCCTGGCTACCTCTTACCAGCTTATGAGGAAGTTGAGAACAGACCACCGACACCCCCGCCTCCATACAGTGCCTCTCATCCAGGCCAGTCCACCAGCATTGACCCCATGTGCTCTGAACAACCAGAAGAGCTCTGCCCTCCCCTGCAGTCTAGCCCCGTCGTCCCGTCTGCATCTGAGAACTGTTCCCCGGGACCCTGTGTAGGGCAGCCAAATACTCCCACTGCACACCGACCTTTCGGAAGCACCTACAAACCACAGTACCTCAGCCGAGAAGAGGACGAGCAGCCCCAGGAGGTGGCGTGTGCTACCTCACACAGCCCCATCAAACAGGGCAGCTCCGTTGAGGATCTGACTGAACCCGTAGAAGACTGTTCTCCCGACAGCAAAGACAAGACTCCAGGACGCCACCGGCGCTTCACAGGTGACTCTGGGATTGAGGTATGCGTTTGCAACCAGGGGCCCGGGGatggagaggaagaggaggagatgaAAGAGCTTGTAGGGCACATGGATGGAGGGGCGCTTGAGGAGCAGGACTTCTGTGAAAGCTGCAACCTCCATGGCAGCAGCCCTCCTCGTGGTCCAGGGGATGAGGAACAGGGCCTGGCTGCCTCAGACGTGCCTCTAGAGCACAGAGAGCATCAGCGGCCTCCAGTCTGCCTCCATCTGCACACCATCAACGAACAGGACGGTCCGCATCACGTCAGCAACACAGACCCCCAGAGTTGA
- the borcs7 gene encoding BLOC-1-related complex subunit 7, with product MASSETQPRFGQSVKGLLSDKVTSCSGDVIALTRQVLKGSRSQELLSQAARNMVIQEDAILHSEDSLRKMSIITTHLQYQQEAIQKNVEHSKNLQEQLRHLMK from the exons ATGGCTTCCTCCGAGACGCAGCCTCGCTTCGGTCAATCTGTTAAAGGTTTATTGTCTGATAAAGTCACTTCTTGCAGTGGAGATGTGATCGCTCTAACCCGTCAAGTTTTGAAAGGATCCAGGAGCCAAGAA CTACTCAGTCAGGCAGCGAGAAATATGGTAATTCAAGAAGATGCAATTCTGCATTCTGAAGAT AGTCTACGGAAGATGTCTATTATAACAACCCACTTGCAGTATCA GCAAGAGGCCATTCAAAAGAA TGTAGAACACTCCAAAAACCTGCAGGAACAGCTCAGACACTTGATGAAATAA
- the LOC132157044 gene encoding steroid 17-alpha-hydroxylase/17,20 lyase, whose translation MSDQLILPWLLCSCLLSTVALLALYLKRKMNGFVPGGRSPPSLPSLPIIGSLLSLVTDCPPHIFFQQLQKKYGDLYSLMMGSHKVLIVNNHHHAKEILMKKGKIFAGRPRTVTTDLLTRDGKDIAFADYSSTWKFHRKMVHGALCMFGEGSVCIEKIICREASSMCDMLTESQNSVVDLAPELTRAVTNVVCALCFNSSYKRGDAEFESMLQYSQGIVDTVAKDSLVDIFPWLQIFPNKDLKILKQCVSIRDKLLQKKYEEHKVDYSDNVQRDLLDALLRAKRSSENNNTSTHDVGLTEDHVLMTVGDIFGAGVETTTTVLKWSIAYLVHNPQVQRKIQEELDNKIGKDRQPQLSDRGNLPYLEATIREVLRIRPVAPLLIPHVALQDSSVGEYTVQKGTRVIINLWSLHHDEKEWKNPELFDPGRFLNEEGDGLCCPSASYLPFGAGIRVCLGEALAKMELFLFLSWILQRFILEMPTGQPLPDLQGKFGVVLQPKKFKVIAKLRADWEKSPLMQHC comes from the exons ATGTCTGACCAACTCATCCTGCCATGGCTTCTCTGTTCATGCCTGTTATCTACAGTAGCTCTACTAGCACTGTATCTCAAAAGGAAGATGAATGGATTTGTGCCAGGCGGCAGATCTCCTCCAAGCCTCCCATCACTCCCCATCATCGGGAGTCTCCTCAGCCTCGTAACTGACTGTCCTCCACACATCTTCTTTCAGCAGCTGCAGAAGAAATACGGAGATCTTTATTCCCTCATGATGGGCTCCCACAAAGTCCTGATTGTGAACAACCACCATCATGCAAAAGAGATCCTGatgaaaaaagggaaaatatttgCAGGGAGGCCACGAACT GTTACAACAGACTTATTAACTCGAGATGGGAAAGATATAGCATTTGCTGACTACAGTTCCACATGGAAGTTCCATCGGAAAATGGTGCATGGAGCTCTTTGCATGTTTGGTGAAGGTTCAGTTTGTATTGAAAAGATAA TCTGCAGGGAGGCCAGCTCTATGTGTGACATGTTGACTGAATCCCAGAACAGCGTTGTGGATCTGGCTCCGGAGCTGACTCGTGCCGTCACAAATGTGGTGTGTGCCTTGTGTTTCAACTCCTCATACAAACGTGGAGATGCTGAGTTTGAGTCCATGCTCCAGTACAGTCAGGGAATCGTGGATACAGTCGCTAAGGACAGCTTGGTGGATATTTTCCCATGGCTGCAG ATATTCCCAAACAAAGACCTCAAAATCCTAAAACAGTGTGTTTCAATCAGAGACAAACTGCTTCAAAAGAAATACGAGGAGCACAAG GTGGATTACAGCGACAACGTCCAGCGGGATCTCTTGGATGCACTTCTGAGGGCCAAACGAAGCTCAGAGAATAACAACACCAGCACTCATGATGTTGGTTTAACTGAAGACCACGTGCTCATGACTGTGGGGGATATCTTCGGGGCAGGGGTGGAGACCACAACTACTGTACTCAAATGGTCGATAGCTTACCTTGTCCATAATCCACAG GTGCAGAGAAAGATTCAGGAGGAGCTGGACAATAAGATTGGAAAAGACAGACAGCCTCAGCTCAGTGACAGAGGGAATTTgccttatcttgaggccacaataAGAGAAGTTCTGAGGATCCGACCTGTCGCCCCACTTCTCATCCCTCATGTGGCGCTCCAAGACTCCAg TGTCGGAGAATACACTGTGCAGAAAGGAACCCGAGTCATTATTAACCTGTGGTCTTTACATCATGATGAGAAGGAATGGAAGAATCCTGAGCTGTTTGACCCAG GGAGATTTCTGAACGAGGAGGGTGATGGTTTGTGCTGCCCTTCGGCCAGCTATCTGCCCTTCGGCGCAGGGATTCGAGTTTGTCTCGGCGAGGCTCTGGCGAAGATGGaactcttcctcttcctgtcatGGATTTTGCAAAGATTCATACTAGAGATGCCCACTGGCCAGCCTCTGCCTGACCTCCAGGGCAAGTTTGGTGTGGTTCTTCAACCCAAGAAATTTAAAGTCATTGCTAAACTAAGAGCAGATTGGGAAAAATCCCCACTAATGCAGCACTGCTGA